Proteins found in one Hippopotamus amphibius kiboko isolate mHipAmp2 chromosome 12, mHipAmp2.hap2, whole genome shotgun sequence genomic segment:
- the GALNT6 gene encoding polypeptide N-acetylgalactosaminyltransferase 6 translates to MRLLRRRHVAARLAVVGSAFALFLFILQRDVSGREQATEKPWLKSLVSQKDHVLDLMLGAVHNLRDSMPKFQIRAPEPQQTLASTNQSCLPGFYTPAELKPFWERPPQDPNGPGADGKAFQKKEWTPQETQEKNEGYRKHCFNAFASDRISLQRALGPDTRPPECVDQKFRRCPPLPATSVIIVFHNEAWSTLLRTVYSVLHTTPAILLKEIILVDDASTDEYLKEPLERYVKQLQVVKVVRQEERKGLITARLLGARVAQAEVLTFLDAHCECFHGWLEPLLARIAEDKTVVVSPNIVTIDLNTFEFSKPVQRGRVQSRGNFDWSLTFGWEALPPREKQRRKDETYPIKSPTFAGGLFSISKSYFEHIGTYDNQMEIWGGENVEMSFRVWQCGGQLEIIPCSVVGHVFRTKSPHTFPKGINVIARNQVRLAEVWMDNYKEIFYRRNLQAAKMAQEKSFGDISERLQLRERLNCHNFSWFLHNVYPEMFIPDLKPTFYGALKNLGMDHCLDVGENNNGGKPLITYACHGLGGNQYFEYTTQRDLRHNIAKQLCLHASAGTLGLRSCHFTGKNSQVPKDEEWEFTRDQLVRNSGSGTCLTAKDKKPVMATCNPSDPHQHWLFL, encoded by the exons ATGAGGCTGTTGCGCAGGCGCCACGTGGCCGCGCGCCTGGCCGTGGTGGGCAGCGCCTTCGCACTCTTCCTCTTCATCCTGCAGAGGGACGTAAGCGGCAGGGAGCAGGCCACAGAGAAACCGTGGCTGAAGTCCTTGGTGAGCCAGAAGGACCACGTCCTGGACCTCATGCTGGGGGCCGTGCACAACCTTAGGGATTCGATGCCCAAGTTCCAGATCAGGGCTCCGGAGCCCCAGCAGACACTGGCCTCCACAAACCAGTCCTGCCTCCCCGGGTTCTACACCCCAGCTGAGCTGAAGCCCTTCTGGGAACGGCCACCACAGGACCCCAACGGCCCTGGGGCAGACGGGAAAGCATTTCAGAAGAAAGAGTGGACGCCTCAGGAGACCCAGGAGAAGAATGAGGGCTACAGGAAGCACTGCTTCAATGCCTTTGCCAGTGACCGCATCTCCCTGCAGAGGGCCCTGGGGCCGGACACCCGACCCCCCGA ATGTGTCGACCAGAAGTTCCGGCGCTGCCCGCCTCTGCCTGCCACCAGTGTCATCATTGTGTTCCACAACGAGGCCTGGTCCACGCTGCTGCGCACAGTGTACAGTGTCCTGCACACCACCCCTGCCATCCTGCTGAAGGAGATCATTCTGGTGGACGATGCCAGCACAGACG AGTACCTGAAGGAGCCGCTGGAGCGGTACGTGAAGCAGCTGCAGGTGGTGAAGGTGGTGCGGCAGGAGGAGCGGAAGGGGCTGATCACCGCCCGGCTGCTGGGAGCCAGGGTAGCCCAGGCGGAGGTGCTCACATTCCTGGATGCCCACT GTGAGTGCTTCCATGGCTGGCTGGAGCCCCTCCTGGCTCGCATCGCCGAGGACAAGACGGTGGTGGTGAGCCCAAACATTGTCACCATCGACCTGAACACTTTTGAGTTCTCCAAGCCTGTCCAGAGGGGCCGAGTCCAGAGTCGTGGCAACTTTGACTGGAGCCTGACCTTCGGCTGGGAAGCTCTACCTCCGCGTGAGAAGCAGAGGCGCAAGGATGAGACCTACCCCATCAA aTCCCCGACGTTTGCTGGTGGCCTCTTCTCCATCTCCAAGTCCTACTTTGAGCACATCGGTACCTATGATAATCAGATGGAGATCTGGGGAGGGGAGAACGTGGAAATGTCCTTCCGG GTGTGGCAGTGCGGGGGCCAGCTGGAAATCATCCCCTGCTCTGTGGTCGGCCACGTCTTCCGTACCAAGAGCCCCCACACCTTCCCCAAGGGCATCAATGTCATTGCTCGCAACCAGGTGCGCCTGGCTGAGGTCTGGATGGATAACTACAAGGAGATTTTCTATAGAAGGAATCTGCAGGCAGCAAAGATGGCCCAAGAG AAATCCTTCGGTGACATTTCGGAACGACTGCAGCTGAGGGAACGACTAAACTGTCACAACTTTTCCTGGTTCCTGCACAATGTTTACCCAGAGATGTTTATTCCTGACCTGAAGCCCACCTTCTATGGAGCT CTCAAGAACCTCGGCATGGATCATTGCCTGGATGTGGGAGAGAACAACAATGGAGGAAAGCCGCTCATCACGTACGCCTGCCACGGCCTTGGCGGCAACCAG TACTTTGAGTACACAACCCAGAGGGACCTTCGCCACAACATCGCAAAGCAGCTGTGTCTACATGCCAGTGCCGGCACCTTGGGCCTTAGGAGCTGCCACTTCACTGGCAAGAATAGCCAAGTGCCCAAGGATGAGGAATGGGAATTCACCCGG GATCAACTCGTCAGGAACTCAGGATCTGGTACCTGCCTGACAGCCAAGGACAAAAAGCCAGTCATGGCCACCTGCAACCCCAGTGATCCCCACCAGCACTGGCTCTTCCTCTAG